The sequence GGCCACGACCGACCAGCGGGCGTCCTTCTCGTACCGGCCGGTCCCGGGGTTCAGCAGCCAGTACGTGCGCTCGCCGACCGCGAGGTCGGCGGACTGCCGCACGGTCCGGGTCGTGTAGTACGCGGCCAGCGCCGACCGTCCGGCCGCGATCAGGTCGCGCGGCGGCGACTGGTCCGGCCGGGCGGACACCGCACCGGAGTGGAGCACGCTCGAGGGCCGTTCGTCGCCCTTGCCCGAGTGCGGCAGGGGCGCCCCGGCCGTCACGGCGACCAGCGCGACGGCGGCCGCGGCGGCGGTGACCCCCGCGGCGGCCGCGAACCGGCGGGCGCGTCGGCGCCGCCGGGCGGCCAGTACCCGCTCGACGAACCCCGGGCCGGGCGGCGGCTGCTCGCAGGCCTGCTCCCACAGGGCGTCGCTCAGCAGTTCCTCGATCTTCACGAACGCACCTCCACGGGCGAGAAGTCACGGGACGGCCGCCGCTCGGCGCCGCTGTCCCGGCCGAACACGGCCAGCTCCGGCGCGAGCGTGCGCAGCCGGGCCAGGGAACGATGGGTGGTGGACCGTACGGTGCCCACCGAGCAGCCCAGCAGCCGGGCCACGTCGGCCTCGGGCAGGTCCTCGAAGTACCGCAGCACCAGCACGGTGCGCTGGCGGGCGGTGAGCCGGGACAGGGCCGTGCGCAGCACGAGCCGCAGCTCGGCGGCGCCGGACGCGTCCGGCGCCGTGGGGGCCTCCGGCAGCTCGGCGACCGTGACCTCGCGCCGCGGCCACTTCAGCCGCCAGCGGCCGACCTGCTGCCGATAGAGGATCCGCCGGACGTAGGCCTCCGGTTGGTCGATCCGCTGCCAGCGCCCGGCCGCCTTGACCAGTGCGTTCTGCAGCAGGTCCTCGGCGGCGTGCCGGTCTCCGCCGGTCAGCAGGACGGCCGTCTTCAGCAGCGCCGACGACCGGCCGGCCACGAACTCCCGGAAACTCTCCTGCGCCTGGGCATCCATCGTCACCTTCTCTTCCCCCGGGCCGACCCGCTGTCGGAGCCCCGCATCCCCGCTGACGCGTGGGCGAGTGCGCCGCTATGCCTGCCCGGCGGAAAAAAATCTCCGCGCCCCGCCCGCCCCGCGCACCCTACGGTGAGCTCGTGAGCCATCCCTTGTTGTTCCTGGACGTCGACGGCCCCCTCAACCCGTACGCGGCCCGGCCGGAGCGCCGCCCCGAGGGCTACACGACGATCAGGGCGGACCTGCATGCGCGCCGCCCCCTGCGGGTGTGGCTGAATCCGTCCCACGGCCCGGCGTTGCTGTCGCTCGACTACGAGCTGTGCTGGGCGACGACCTGGATGGCCGAGGCCAACCGCTGGATCGCGCCGGTCCTCGGCCTGGGGGTGCTGCCGTACGTCGACTTCGGCGCCGATCTCTTCGCCGAGCGGCCGGACGGGGTGCACTGGAAGACGGAGGCGATCGTCAGGCATGCCGCGGGCCGGCCGTTCGCGTGGGTGGACGACGAACAGGGCCCGGCGGACACCGCCTATGTGGCGACG is a genomic window of Streptomyces griseochromogenes containing:
- a CDS encoding SigE family RNA polymerase sigma factor; translated protein: MDAQAQESFREFVAGRSSALLKTAVLLTGGDRHAAEDLLQNALVKAAGRWQRIDQPEAYVRRILYRQQVGRWRLKWPRREVTVAELPEAPTAPDASGAAELRLVLRTALSRLTARQRTVLVLRYFEDLPEADVARLLGCSVGTVRSTTHRSLARLRTLAPELAVFGRDSGAERRPSRDFSPVEVRS